The genomic interval ACGGGGGAATGATCGGCTGCAGTCTTCGACATCATCTCCTGCGACGGCAGGCTGATCTGCTCGATGCCGAGGTTGGCGAAATCCTCGATCAAACTTCGTGTCTGCCGTACCAGTTGAAAGATTTCCCTGTGCAACTTGTCGCCCATGGTGGCTTTACTTACCCCGTCTGCTTGTCTATGCTTGACCTGAACCGGTTCCGAACACTGGTCCAGACCAGTCTGAAACCACTTTTCCGCCCCGTCCCGGCTTGTCACTTCAAACCTGCGACCGCCGAACGGGAGCGCACCCCGGGACTCCCTATGGCACCACTGATTATCGGCCTGACCCTGCTGCTGGTGGCCTTCCCGAGCCCCTGCTGGGCCTGGGGAATCGGTTTTCACCTGCAGGTCGGCTCCCTGGTGCTGGAACGCATCGGACTGGTGGCGCCTCACCTGCAGGCGCTGCTGACCGCCTATCCCAACGACTACCTCTACGGCTGCATCAGCGCCGATATAACCCTGGGCAAGAAATTCACCCATTACCTGCGACACTGCCATTCCTGGCGCGTCGCCAAACAACTGCTTGCCGCGGCGCAAAATGACCCGCAGCGAGCCTGTGCCTACGGCTACCTCAGCCACCTGGCCATGGACACCGTGGCCCATTCCTATTTTGTTCCCTACAAGCTGGTACGAACCTTCAATACCGTGATGCTCAAGCACACCTACTGGGAGATGCGCATCGAGGCAAGTGTCGATCCGGAAACCTGGTCCCTGGCGCGAACCATCGCCCGCAAGAACTTCAGCGACAACGACGCCTTGCTGCGCAGCGTCATTGCCGACACCATTTTTTCCTTCGGCACCAACAAGCGGATTTTCAATTCGCTGCTGCTGCTCAGCCGTCTGCAGCATTGGCAGAAGATGATTCGTTCACTCGGCAGCAATTCCCGCTGGGAGATCAGCGACAGCGATCGCGAGGAGTATTTCACTCTCGCCCGGGTCGTCACTGAAAGCATACTCGCCGAGATGGAACTGAGCCCTTACTGGAAGGCTGACCCGGCCGGCGAACGGGCTCTCAACGCGGCCAGAATGATTCGCAAGAACCTCAACCTGCTGTGGCTCGACGGCAAATTGCCGGAAGCCGAAGCAGAACGCCTGCTACTGGAGTTGAAACCCCGGTTTCGCGAGGGGATCACCTGCCCGGAGCGACTGCTGGAAATGCTCTCATCCTTCTGATCGCTGCCGTTTGATTTCCAGGGCTTCATCAAGCAACCGGTCAGCCAGGGCGGTCTTGCTCATCTGCGGCAGTTCAAGGTTGCGGCCGTCACGATAGAGCAGACGGACAATATTGGTTTCGACATCGAACCCGGCCCCCTCGCGAGTGACATCGTTGGCGACAATCAGGTCAAGATTCTTGGCCTTCAGTTTGGCCGCGGCGTGAGCCACCAGCTGGTCGGTCTCGGCGGCAAACCCGATCAA from Geothermobacter hydrogeniphilus carries:
- a CDS encoding zinc dependent phospholipase C family protein codes for the protein MAPLIIGLTLLLVAFPSPCWAWGIGFHLQVGSLVLERIGLVAPHLQALLTAYPNDYLYGCISADITLGKKFTHYLRHCHSWRVAKQLLAAAQNDPQRACAYGYLSHLAMDTVAHSYFVPYKLVRTFNTVMLKHTYWEMRIEASVDPETWSLARTIARKNFSDNDALLRSVIADTIFSFGTNKRIFNSLLLLSRLQHWQKMIRSLGSNSRWEISDSDREEYFTLARVVTESILAEMELSPYWKADPAGERALNAARMIRKNLNLLWLDGKLPEAEAERLLLELKPRFREGITCPERLLEMLSSF